Within the Rhizobium grahamii genome, the region CGCTTCAGACCCAGCAGTCGCTGGCGATCCAGTCGCTGTCGATCGCGAACTCTTCTTCGCAGAACATCCTGCAGCTGTTCCGCGGCTAATAAGCGAAGCTTATCAGCGATTTATCGAGAGATTGGTCGCCGGTTTCCGGCGGCTTCCAAGACAAGCCACGCTCCCCGAGCGTGGCTTTTTTTATGCCCGTTAACCACTCGTTAACTATAGTTATGTTTTCTACAGCCAACGAAACGGTATGTTAACCAAGCTTAAGAAGCGGTTAGCAGGCATGAAGCTGATCCACCGTTCCCGGCGCGGACCGGAATGTCCCTTTTTATTCTTGCCATTGAGGGGCGCTTTTTCATGACCAGCATTTTGACCAATGTCGCCGCAATGTCTGCCCTCCAGACGCTGCGCAGCATCAACTCCAACCTCGAAGACACACAGAACCGCGTTTCGTCCGGTTACCGTGTCGCCGAGGCCAAGGACAATGCGGCCTATTGGTCTATCGCAACCACCATGCGTTCCGACAACAAGGCGCTGTCGGCCGTCTCCGACGCGCTCGGCCTCGGCGCCGCCAAGGTCGACACGGCCTATTCGGCCATGGACAGCGCGATCGACATCGTCAGCGAGATCAAGGCCAAGATCGTTGCCGCGACCGAAAAGGGCGTCGACAAGACGAAGATCCAGGACGAAATCTCTCAGTTGCAGCAGCAGCTCCTTAGCGTAGCCCAGTCGGCTTCCTTCTCCGGTGAAAACTGGGTAGCCGGCAACACCACGAAGAGCGTCGTCTCGTCCTTCATCCGCGATGCCAACGGCCAGGTCTCCGTACAGACCACCGAATACGTGCTCGACGACACCTCGATGGGCAACGTTCTCTTCGGCGGCGACGGTTCGGGCGGCATCGACACGGCAAGCGGCATTCTCGGAACCGCAACCGGCACGGTCGGTTCGATCTACGGCATGAACATCAGCACCTTCAGCACCGACGCCATCAACAGCGCCCTGACGACAGTCGAATCCGGCATCAAGGCGATGACGAAGGCGGCCTCGCAGCTGGGGTCGATCTCGACCCGCATCGACCTGCAGGAAAGCTTTGTTTCGAACCTCAGCGACTCCATCGACTCGGGCGTCGGCCGTCTCGTCGATGCCGACATGGAAGAAGAATCGAGCAAGCTGACAGCGCTCCAGACGCAGCAGCAGCTGGCCATCCAGTCGCTCTCGATCGCCAACAGCAGCGCGCAGAACGTCCTCACCCTGTTCAAGGGCTGAGGCGGCTAAGCTCCTCTATAGCGTTACCGGGCGCTCGCTTGCGCCGGTCCGGAAAGCCGCATCTTATGGTGCGGCTTTCCCTTTGTTTTTGAAGCGATATTCAAGATTGCGCGAGGCTTGCGCGGGCGATTTCCGAGGTCTTGCGTTGGTCGCGTGGCTTGGTTAACCTCGCTTAATAATTGATTTGTCTAAGCGACAAACCGGCACAGGAAAGCTGGCCGGGGCATGACGCCAGGTCAGTCGCTGCCGGTCTCCGGCCTTGTCCCGTTCCCTATTTTAGAGCCAGATTATGACCTACAAGATCACGAGTAGCGCGCAGGTAAATGCGCTGGCCGCACTGCGCATCATCAACAAGGAAGCTGCTGAGACACAACAGCAGGTTTCATCGGGCTACCGGGTGGAAACGGCCGCCGATGATGCCACCTACTGGTCGTTCGCTAGCGTCTTGCGGTCTGACAGCAGCTCTCTCCAGAACATCCATGATGCTCTCGGCGTGGGCGCCTCGAAGGTCGATACCGCCTACACTGCAATGGACAGTCTGATCGACCAGCTCGGCGATATCCGCGCGACCCTCGTCAGCGCGAAGGAAGCCGGCGTCGACAAGGAAAAGCTCAACACGACGCTGACCGAGCTGAAGAACCAGATGAAGACGACGGTGACGACGAGCAACATCGCCGGCGAGAACTGGTTGCTGAACCGGGATGCGAGCATGCCGACGTCGCGAAGCGTTATCGGCGGCTTCACGCGAGGTACCAACGGCGCGTTTCAGCCGCAGCTCATCAGCTACCCGTCGGATCAGGCGGTAATGATCGACACGCAGGACGCCAGCCGCGGTCTCCTAACGAAGTCGATCGACGCCAATACGCTGAACCCGGACGGCAGCTCGACGGCGAGAGACTACTACCTGCTGGACGCCGGCTCGACCACTGGCGCGAGCGGTAGCGAGATCAAGCTCGACGCGAACACCACGAACGACCAGATCTCGGACATGCTTTCAGTGGTCGATTCCATGCTGTCGTCCCTGACGACGACGGCGGCCGGCCTCGGAACGATGAGCGCTCGAATCAGCGACCGCGTTGATTACACGGCCAATCTTTCAGACCTGATCGACAAAGGCGTCGGCGCTCTTGTCGATACCGACATGGACGAGG harbors:
- a CDS encoding flagellin, producing the protein MTSILTNVAAMSALQTLRSINSNLEDTQNRVSSGYRVAEAKDNAAYWSIATTMRSDNKALSAVSDALGLGAAKVDTAYSAMDSAIDIVSEIKAKIVAATEKGVDKTKIQDEISQLQQQLLSVAQSASFSGENWVAGNTTKSVVSSFIRDANGQVSVQTTEYVLDDTSMGNVLFGGDGSGGIDTASGILGTATGTVGSIYGMNISTFSTDAINSALTTVESGIKAMTKAASQLGSISTRIDLQESFVSNLSDSIDSGVGRLVDADMEEESSKLTALQTQQQLAIQSLSIANSSAQNVLTLFKG
- a CDS encoding flagellin, encoding MTYKITSSAQVNALAALRIINKEAAETQQQVSSGYRVETAADDATYWSFASVLRSDSSSLQNIHDALGVGASKVDTAYTAMDSLIDQLGDIRATLVSAKEAGVDKEKLNTTLTELKNQMKTTVTTSNIAGENWLLNRDASMPTSRSVIGGFTRGTNGAFQPQLISYPSDQAVMIDTQDASRGLLTKSIDANTLNPDGSSTARDYYLLDAGSTTGASGSEIKLDANTTNDQISDMLSVVDSMLSSLTTTAAGLGTMSARISDRVDYTANLSDLIDKGVGALVDTDMDEASTRQKALETQQQMGVQAISILNTAASKVMILLQ